The window AGATTCTGCTGCTCGATGAGCCGAGCCGAGGCATCGATATCGGTGCGAAGACGGAGGTCTTCGAGATCATCAACCACTACGCCGACGAAGGGCTTTCCATCATCGTCATCTCCTCCGAGCTGGAAGAGATCGAAGCGATTGCCGACCGCATCGTTGTGCTGTCGAACGGCATCAAAACGGCACAATTCGTGCGCGAAGAAGTGACGCAGGACAAGCTCGTCCTCGCTTCCTACCAGGGGCATGCGACGGGCAGAGCATCTTGATATTATGAAAGAAAAGGGTGGGAGAATCATGAGCCTCAATCGTATCAATAACAACAACTCCTTGGCGATGACGCTTCTCAAGGGGCGCACGCTCATCGTGCTCGCCGTGCTCGTCGTCTTCTTCAGCCTTGCGACGCCGAACTTCCTCACGGCGAACACCATGCTGCTGCTCGCCAAGCACGTCGCACTCTACGGCATCCTTGCCATCGGCATGACCTACGTCATCATCACGGGCGGCATCGACCTCTCCGTTGGTGCTGTCGTGGGTCTCGCGGGCATGATCGCGGGCGGCATGATCCAGAACGGCGTCACGCTTCAGACCTTTGGAGTCACGCTCTATTTCGATGTGCCGCTCGTCGTCGCCATCACAGTTCTCGCGGGTGCGCTCATCGGCCTGCTGAACGGCACGGTCATCACACGCTTCGGCGTCGCCCCCTTCATCGCCACGCTCGGCACGATGTATATCGCGCGCGGCTTCGCCATGCTCCACTCGGGCGGTGCGACGTATTCGAGCATCCTTGGCAAGGCAGCGCTCGGCAACACGGGCTTCGACTTCTTTGGCAGCCGCATCGCGGGTGTGCCCGTCGGTGCGTTGATCCTTGCCGTCATCGCCGTCATTGCTGCCGCGCTCCTCATGAAGACGACGTTTGGCTGGCATATCTTCGCCATCGGCGGCAACAGCAAGGCGGCGAAACTCTCGGGCGTCAAGGTCAATAAGGTGACGATCCTTGTCTACGTATTCTCCGGTATCTGCGCCGCCATCGTCGGCATCATCACGGCCTCGCAGCTTGAAGCCTCGCATCCGGCCTCCGGCGAGACGTGGGAGATGAACGCCATCGCCGCCGCCGTTCTCGGCGGCACGAGCATGATGGGCGGCGTCGGCACGATCGGCGGCACGATCATCGGCGCATTCGTCATCGGTGTCATCTCCGACGGCATGGTCATGTGCGGCGTTTCCGAGTTTTGGCAGATGATCATCAAGGGACTCGTCATCATCCTCGCTGTCATCATCGACCAGTTCCAGCGCAACATGGAAGCGAAGATGGCACTGCAGGCGAGAAACGAGTCGAAGGAAGCATAAACCTGCGTGATACCCGCACGCATGAAAATATTTTCAAAAAATTTGCAGACGACGTCAAATCCTGTTAATATGATGAAAGAAATCAGGTGAAGATAGGAAAAATTAGGTTTGCAGCGAGGGGGACATGCCATGAAGGGCAGCGGAAAGAAGATCAGCATCAAGGAACTCAGCGAGCTTTCGGGTTTTTCTCCCGCTACCGTATCGAACGCCCTGAACAAGAAGCGCGGCGTCAATCCTGCGACAGCCGAGCAGATCGTGCGCCTCGCGCAGGAAAGAGGTTATATCACCGAAGAAAAGGTCAAGAGCATCCGCGTCGTGACATACCGTGACAGCGGCGAAGTCTTCTCCGATTCGCCATTCTTTTCTGTCCTTCTGGAGAGCGTCGAGAATGAGAGCCGCAAGTGCGGTTACGAGACGTCCATCATCAACCTCTATCGCCGTCATGCTGACTATGAAGAACGTGTCAAGGCTGTCCTCAACGATACGACCTCGGGCGTACTGCTCATCGGCACCGAGCTGACAGACGAGACGGCACGTCCCTTTCACGAGGCGGTGCTGCCCCTCGTGCTGCTCGACGCATGGATGCCGCATCTCGCCTTCAATGCCGTGCTCATGGATAATGAAGGGGGTGCGATGGCGGCGGTCGAGCACCTCATCGAGCATGGTCACAAGCGCATCGGCTACCTTTCGGGCGGCCTGCGCATCCAGAATTTCCAAGCGCGCGAGCGTGGCTTCCGCCGCGCGATGGAGGCGCATGGACTTGCCGTCGATGAGCACTTCTTCCTAGAAGTGCCGCCCTCGATTCAAGGCTCGCACGAGCGCCTGTTGCAGATTCTCGCTGAAAAGTGCGAGATGCCCACGGCGTTCTTTGCTGACAACGACATGATCGCCCTCGGCGCCATGCAGGCATTTCAGACGCATGGCTGGCGTCTGCCCGAGGACATCTCCATCGTCGGCTTCGACGACATCAGTTTCGGCGAAGTCTTTTCGCCAGGCCTCACAACCGTGCGCGTGCACAAGAAAGAGCTCGGTCGTCTCGCTGTCCGAAGGCTCATCGAACTGATCAAGAGGCCGCGCGCCGTAAAGACGCGCATCGAGATCGTCAACGACCTCGTCGTGCGGGGCAGCGTCGCCGCGCCACGAGAGAGGTAGAAGATAGGGGGAAATGTGCATGAAACTGGCAGTCATTGGTTCCAATATGGTGGATCTCTGCGCTTACATCCATCGCATGCCCGCGCCGGGAGAGACGCTGGAAGTGCCGGATTTCACCATCGGCTGTGGTGGTAAGGGCGCGAATCAAGCGGTTGCCGCCGCGCTCTGCGGTGCGGAGGTGACGATGGTATCGAAGGTCGGCAGCGACCTCTTCGCGGACAATACGATCGAGAATTTCAAGAAGTTTGGCATTGATGCGCGCTATGTCACGAAAGCGTCCGATGCGTCGAGCGGCATTGCGTCGATTTTCGTCGATGAGAGTGGCCAGAACAGGATCTTGATCGTCAAGGGAGCAAACGATTTGCTCGCACCGGCGGACATCGACGCGGCGGCAGAGGATCTCAAGGCGTGCGCCATGATCATCCTGCAGCTTGAGGCGCCGCTGGCAACCGTCTACCATTCCATCGATTTCGGCAGGAAGCATGGTGTTCCCGTTCTGCTCAATCCG of the Selenomonas sputigena genome contains:
- a CDS encoding ABC transporter permease, which codes for MSLNRINNNNSLAMTLLKGRTLIVLAVLVVFFSLATPNFLTANTMLLLAKHVALYGILAIGMTYVIITGGIDLSVGAVVGLAGMIAGGMIQNGVTLQTFGVTLYFDVPLVVAITVLAGALIGLLNGTVITRFGVAPFIATLGTMYIARGFAMLHSGGATYSSILGKAALGNTGFDFFGSRIAGVPVGALILAVIAVIAAALLMKTTFGWHIFAIGGNSKAAKLSGVKVNKVTILVYVFSGICAAIVGIITASQLEASHPASGETWEMNAIAAAVLGGTSMMGGVGTIGGTIIGAFVIGVISDGMVMCGVSEFWQMIIKGLVIILAVIIDQFQRNMEAKMALQARNESKEA
- a CDS encoding LacI family DNA-binding transcriptional regulator, with the translated sequence MKGSGKKISIKELSELSGFSPATVSNALNKKRGVNPATAEQIVRLAQERGYITEEKVKSIRVVTYRDSGEVFSDSPFFSVLLESVENESRKCGYETSIINLYRRHADYEERVKAVLNDTTSGVLLIGTELTDETARPFHEAVLPLVLLDAWMPHLAFNAVLMDNEGGAMAAVEHLIEHGHKRIGYLSGGLRIQNFQARERGFRRAMEAHGLAVDEHFFLEVPPSIQGSHERLLQILAEKCEMPTAFFADNDMIALGAMQAFQTHGWRLPEDISIVGFDDISFGEVFSPGLTTVRVHKKELGRLAVRRLIELIKRPRAVKTRIEIVNDLVVRGSVAAPRER
- the rbsK gene encoding ribokinase gives rise to the protein MKLAVIGSNMVDLCAYIHRMPAPGETLEVPDFTIGCGGKGANQAVAAALCGAEVTMVSKVGSDLFADNTIENFKKFGIDARYVTKASDASSGIASIFVDESGQNRILIVKGANDLLAPADIDAAAEDLKACAMIILQLEAPLATVYHSIDFGRKHGVPVLLNPAPATKALEIAKVCACDFFVPNETELAILTGLPTETMADVEAAAKSLLVRGLKNIIVTLGGRGALWMTQREKQYVAPCKVTAVDTTGAGDAFIGCFASEYAKGGDVLAAMKKASAFAALSVTRKGTQLSYPTQEELAIFLQKKAAE